The following proteins come from a genomic window of Populus alba chromosome 12, ASM523922v2, whole genome shotgun sequence:
- the LOC118058037 gene encoding receptor-like protein 9DC3, with protein MMTSDHNMVYMMEKNYTGYVYSIEMTWKGVEIEFTKIQSTIRVLDLSNNNFTGEIPKVIGKLKALQQLNLSHNYLAGHIQSSLGNLTNLESLDLSSNLLTGRIPTQLGDLTFLAILNLSHNQLEGPIPSGEQFNTFDASSFEGNLGLFGSQVLKKCYSDEAPSLPPSSFDEGDDSTLFGEGFGWKAVTMGYGCGFVFGVATGYVVLRTKKPSWFFRMVEDKWNLQSKKTKKNAGRYGARRN; from the coding sequence ATGATGACCTCGGATCACAACATGGTTTAcatgatggaaaaaaattacaccGGCTATGTCTATTCCATAGAAATGACATGGAAAGGTGTAGAAATTGAGTTTACGAAGATCCAAAGTACTATCAGAGTActtgatttgtcaaataacaatttcacCGGAGAGATTCCAAAAGTGATAGGAAAGCTTAAAGCACTCCAACAACTCAACCTTTCTCATAATTACCTTGCAGGTCATATCCAATCATCATTAGGAAATTTGACCAATTTGGAATCATTAGATCTATCTTCAAATTTGCTTACCGGAAGGATTCCAACGCAGCTGGGGGATCTAACATTTCTTGCAATCCTTAACCTTTCACATAACCAACTTGAGGGGCCCATACCAAGTGGAGAGCAATTCAACACCTTTGATGCAAGCTCATTTGAAGGAAACTTGGGTTTATTTGGATCTCAAGTACTAAAAAAATGTTACAGTGATGAGGCACCATCACTACCGCCATCAAGCTTTGATGAAGGAGATGATTCAACATTGTTTGGAGAAGgatttggatggaaagctgtGACAATGGGGTATGGATGTGGGTTTGTGTTTGGAGTTGCAACGGGATATGTTGTGTTAAGAACAAAAAAGCCTTCATGGTTTTTTAGGATGGTTGAAGATAAATGGAATCTCcagagcaaaaaaacaaagaagaatgctGGCAGATATGGTGCTAGAAGAAACTAA
- the LOC118058036 gene encoding receptor-like protein 9DC3 — translation MLSVLHLGMNNLQGTIPSTFSKDNSLEYLNLNGNELKGKIAPSIINCTMLEVIDLGNNKIEDTFPYFLEMLPKLQILVLKSNKLQGFVKGSTAYNSFSKLRIFDISDNNFSGPLPTGYLKSLEAMMASDQNMTYMSATNYIGYVYSIEMTWKGVEIEFTKIRSTIRVLDLSNNNFTGEIPKVIGKLKALQQLNLSHNSLTSHIQSSLGNLTNLESLDLSSNLLTGRIPTQLGGLTFLAILNLSHNQLEGPIPSGEQFNTFDASSFEGNMGLCGSQVLKKCYGDEAPSLLPSSFDEGDDSTLFGEGFGWKAVTMGYGCGFVFGVATGYIVFRTKKPSWFFRIVEDKWDLQSKKTKKNAGRYGARRN, via the coding sequence ATGCTCTCAGTATTGCATCTAGGCATGAACAATCTTCAAGGCACTATACCTTCAACATTTTCAAAGGATAATAGCTTGGAATATCTCAACCTCaatggaaatgaattaaaagGGAAAATAGCACCGTCTATCATCAACTGCACAATGTTGGAAGTTATTGATCTTGGCAACAATAAGATTGAGGATACATTTCCCTACTTTCTAGAAATGCTTCCAAAGCTCCAAATTCTTGTCCTAAAATCCAATAAACTCCAAGGTTTTGTGAAGGGTTCGACTGCATATAATTCCTTCTCTAAATTACGGATTTTTGACATCTCTGACAACAATTTTAGTGGGCCATTGCCAACTGGGTATCTCAAAAGTCTTGAAGCAATGATGGCCTCGGATCAGAACATGACTTACATGAGTGCAACAAATTACATCGGCTATGTCTATTCCATAGAAATGACATGGAAAGGTGTAGAAATTGAGTTTACGAAGATCCGAAGTACTATCAGAGTActtgatttgtcaaataacaatttcacTGGAGAGATTCCAAAAGTGATAGGAAAGCTTAAAGCACTCCAACAGCTCAACCTTTCCCATAATTCCCTTACAAGTCATATCCAATCATCATTAGGAAATTTAACCAATTTGGAATCATTAGATCTATCTTCAAATTTGCTTACCGGAAGAATTCCAACGCAGCTGGGGGGTCTAACATTTCTTGCAATCCTAAACCTTTCACATAACCAACTCGAGGGGCCTATACCAAGTGGAGAGCAATTCAACACCTTTGATGCAAGCTCATTTGAAGGAAACATGGGTTTATGTGGATCTCAAGTACTAAAAAAATGTTACGGTGATGAGGCACCATCATTACTGCCATCAAGCTTTGATGAAGGAGATGATTCAACATTGTTTGGAGAAGgatttggatggaaagctgtGACAATGGGGTATGGATGCGGGTTTGTGTTTGGAGTTGCAACGGGATACATTGTGTTTAGAACAAAAAAGCCTTCATGGTTTTTTAGGATAGTTGAAGATAAATGGGATCTCcagagcaaaaaaacaaagaagaatgctGGCAGATATGGTGCTAGAAGAAACTAA